From a region of the Basfia succiniciproducens genome:
- a CDS encoding SDR family oxidoreductase, with product MTTKTIAITAATGQFGTIALDLLVQRKANVIALVRSPEKISNAQARKFDYANIEGQVEALNGVDTLILVSGNEIGQRFPQHNNVIQSAKKAGVKHIIYTSLLGASNENTVKSLAGEHVATEQALKESGVPFTILRNTWYTENYTGSIGAALANNAFYGSAKDGKIASATRADLAEAAVNVALSEGHEGKTYELAGSTSWTLADLAAEISKQTGKQIPYIDIPAQDYAAALVKAGLPEGFAGLIAEWDVDVSKGALYSEDKTLEQILGRPTTSLADAVKAAL from the coding sequence ATGACAACTAAAACAATCGCAATCACCGCAGCAACCGGACAATTTGGCACAATCGCGTTAGACTTACTAGTTCAACGCAAAGCAAATGTTATCGCTTTAGTGCGTTCGCCGGAAAAAATTTCCAATGCGCAAGCGCGTAAATTCGACTATGCCAATATTGAAGGACAGGTAGAAGCGTTAAACGGCGTAGATACCTTAATTTTAGTTTCCGGTAATGAGATCGGGCAACGTTTTCCGCAGCATAACAATGTGATTCAATCGGCGAAAAAAGCGGGCGTAAAACACATTATTTATACCAGCCTGTTAGGCGCAAGCAATGAAAATACGGTGAAATCCTTAGCCGGCGAACATGTCGCTACGGAACAGGCATTGAAAGAATCGGGCGTGCCTTTCACTATTTTGCGCAACACCTGGTATACTGAAAACTACACAGGTTCCATTGGTGCGGCTTTAGCCAACAACGCTTTCTACGGTTCGGCAAAAGACGGTAAAATTGCATCCGCAACCCGCGCCGATCTTGCCGAGGCAGCGGTAAATGTGGCGTTAAGCGAAGGTCATGAAGGCAAAACTTATGAATTAGCCGGCTCGACAAGCTGGACTTTAGCGGATTTAGCCGCCGAAATTTCAAAACAAACCGGCAAACAAATCCCTTATATTGATATTCCGGCACAAGATTATGCCGCCGCCTTAGTGAAGGCTGGCCTGCCGGAAGGTTTTGCAGGCTTAATCGCAGAATGGGATGTCGATGTGTCAAAAGGTGCATTATATTCCGAAGATAAAACACTGGAACAAATTCTTGGCCGCCCGACCACCAGCCTGGCGGATGCCGTTAAAGCCGCGTTATAA
- a CDS encoding winged helix-turn-helix transcriptional regulator: protein MNNFFERGNVLAAACPSRQILQHLTSRWGGLVLIALRSGTKRFSELRKTIDGVSERMLTQTLQQLEEDGMLVRKSYNTVPPHVDYTLTEFGAQASEKMFELVDWLESNLNDILTHKVSKQ from the coding sequence ATGAATAATTTTTTTGAACGGGGAAACGTATTAGCTGCGGCCTGCCCTTCAAGACAGATTTTGCAACATTTGACCAGCAGATGGGGCGGATTGGTTTTAATAGCACTGCGTTCCGGCACTAAACGTTTTAGCGAATTGCGCAAAACCATCGACGGCGTAAGTGAGCGAATGCTGACGCAAACTCTGCAACAACTGGAAGAAGACGGCATGCTGGTGCGCAAATCTTATAACACTGTGCCGCCTCATGTGGATTATACCTTGACCGAATTCGGCGCACAGGCATCGGAAAAAATGTTTGAATTGGTGGATTGGCTGGAAAGCAATTTAAACGATATTTTAACTCACAAGGTAAGTAAACAATGA
- a CDS encoding DMT family transporter, whose product MKPWILLAISILLEIIATSLLKLSDGFTKLIPTVGSMLLYGLSFYCVSIVYRTLPVGIVYAVWSGVGIVLTAIIAYFAFGQKIDGSGLVGMLLIVGGVLIINVFSRSV is encoded by the coding sequence ATGAAGCCGTGGATTTTACTGGCGATTTCCATCTTATTGGAAATTATTGCAACCAGCCTGTTAAAATTGAGCGACGGTTTTACCAAACTTATCCCCACGGTGGGTTCAATGTTGCTTTACGGTTTGTCTTTTTATTGCGTGTCTATCGTTTACCGCACGTTACCCGTAGGCATTGTTTATGCGGTTTGGTCCGGCGTGGGGATTGTGCTTACCGCCATCATCGCCTATTTTGCTTTCGGGCAGAAAATCGACGGTTCGGGGCTTGTGGGGATGCTGTTAATTGTCGGCGGTGTTCTTATCATTAATGTTTTTTCCCGTTCGGTTTGA